From the genome of Deltaproteobacteria bacterium:
CCGTCTGCCGGCACTGCCGGCGCGAGGGGTTGAAGCTCTTCCTGAAGGGCGAGCGCTGCTACACCGACCGCTGCGCCATCGAGCGGCGCAACTATCCGCCCGGCGAGCACGGCCAGGCACGCCCGAAGTTCAGCGAGTACTCCATCCAGCTGCGCGAGAAGCAGAAGCTGCGCCGCATCTACGGCGTGCTCGAGGCGCAGTTCCGTCGCTACTTCACGCTTGCCGACCGGACGCGCGGCGTGACCGGCGAGACGCTGCTCCAGCTCCTCGAGCGCCGGCTCGACAACATCGTCTACCGGCTCGGCTTCTCCACCTCGCGCGCCGAGGCGCGGCAGCTCGTGCGCCACGGACACTTCCGGGTGAATGGCAAGAAGGTCGACGTGCCCTCCTACCTGGTGAAGCGCGGGGACATCGTCTCCGTGCGCGAGCGCAGCCGCAAGGTCGCCCGCATCCAGGAGGCGCTCGAGCTGGCGCAGCGGCGCGGCGTGCCCGAATGGCTCGAGGTCGAACCCCAGGCGTTCAGCGGCACGGTGAAGGCGTTCCCGGTGCGGGCCGACCTGACGATGCCCATCAACGAGAAGCTGGTCGTCGAGCTCTACTCCAAGTGACGCGAGCAGAGGAAGGTGTCATGGAATTCGAAGCACTCGAAACGGAGAGCGCGGATACCCTCGCCCAGGACTGGCGCGAGCTGATCAAGCCGAAGCGGCTCGAGGTCGACGAGAAGAGCCTCACGCCCACCTATGGCAAGTTCTTCGGGGAGCCCTTCGAGCGCGGCTACGGCACGACGATCGGCAACGCGCTTCGCCGCGTGCTGCTCTCCTCGCTGCAGGGCGCGTCCATCGTCGCCCTGCGCGTGAAGGGCGTGTTGCACGAGTTCTCCACCGTCCCGGGCGTGACCGAGGACGTGACCGACATCGTGCTCAACCTGAAGGAGGTGCGAGTCAAGCTGCACGACAGCGCGGTCGAGGAGACGGCGCGCATCCAGGCCAAGGGGCCGCGCGAGGTCACGGCGGGCGACATCCAGGCCGGCCCGCGGGTCGAGATCCTGAACCCGCACCAGCACATCGCCACCCTCGCCAAGGACGCCGAGCTCGACGCCGAGCTCGTCATCCGCATGGGCCGCGGCTACGTGCCTGCCGAGCGCAACAAGCGCGAGGACGATGCGGTCGGCACCATCCCCATCGACGCGATCTTCTCGCCCATCACCAAGGTGAACTTCACGGTCACCAACGCACGCGTCGGGCAGCGGACCGACTACGACCGCCTGGTGCTGGAGGTGCACACCGACGGGAGCGTGCGGCCGGAGGACGCGGTCGCCCACGCGGCGCGCATCTTCCAGCAGCAGCTCGGCATCTTCGTGAACTTCGAGGAGGAGCCGTCGGCGGCGACGGGCGAGGGCGGCGAGCGGGGCGAGGCGCCGCAGAACGAGGCCCTCTACCGCCCGGTCGACGACCTCGAGCTCTCGGTGCGCTCGGCCAATTGCCTGCAGAACGCGGACATCAAGTACATCGGCGAGCTGGTGCAGAAGACCGAGCAAGAGATGCTCAAGACCAAGAACTTCGGCCGTAAATCGCTGAACGAGATCAAGGAGTTCCTGCACGAGATGGGGCTCTCGCTCGGCATGCGGGTCGAGAACTTCCCCTCGCGCGAGGAGCTCGATCGCCGCCGCATACAGCGGGAGAGGGAGACGTCCTAGGACATGCGCCACCGCGTTGCCGGCGTGAAGCTCGGGCGCACGGCGGCCCACCGCCGTGCGCTCTTCCGCAACCTGGTGACCGCGCTCCTCGAGCACGAGGTGGTGCGCACCACCGACGCCAAGGCGAAGGAGCTGCGCCGCTGGGGCGACCGCATGGTCACCCTCGGCAAGCAGGGGACGCTGCACGCCCGCCGGCGCGCCGCCGCGCTCATCCGGCGGCGCAGCGTCGTGAAGAAGCTCTTCGACGAGATCGCGCCGCGCTTTGCCTCCCGCGCGGGCGGCTACACACGCGTCGTCAAGCTGGGCGCGCGCCACGGGGATGCGGCGGCGCTCTCGGTGGTCGAGCTGGTCGAGCGCGCGGGGGCGAAGGCCGAGAAGCCGCCCGCGAAGAAGCCGGCCCGCCGGCGCGCCCCGGCCAAGGGCAAGGAGGCCGCCCCGGCGCGCCGTCGCCGGGCCGCGGCAGGTTGACCCGGCCCCCCGGCGGCGCGGGAGGCCGAGCGCGAGAGCGCTCGAGCCGGCCGACGGGATCCGGGGGCATCGGAAGGGCGCAGGGCGCCGCGCCCGAGCACTGGACGGGCCCCCGGGAGAGTTGACCGCCCGTGCGGTGGCGCATACAAGGAGCGCCATGCCGGCTCCCCGCGTCCCGGACCCGCACCCCGGCGGCTGTCTTTGGCGCTCGGGGGGCGGGGATGAAGCGCCACGTTGAAGGGCTCGTCCGCCAGGCGCTGAGCGCGGCGATCGCCGCGGGCGAGCTCGGCGCGCAGGAGCCGCCGGCCTTCGCCGTCGAGGTGCCGGGCGATCCCAGGTTCGGTGACCTCTCGACCAACGCCGCGCTCGTCCTGGCGCGCGCCGAGGGCCGCCCGCCGCAAGCCATCGCCCGCCTGCTGGCCGGCCACCTCGAGGCCGCGGCGCCTGGCGGCTGGCTCAAGGGGCCGCCGGAGGTCGCGGGCCCCGGCTTCATCAACATACGCCTCGCGCCGGCCTTCTGGCAGCGGATGCTCGCCGAGGCGCTGGCCGCGGGCGAGGCCTACGGGCGCTCGGCGGCGGGCGCCGGGCGCCGCGCGCAGGTCGAGTTCGTGAGCGCCAACCCGACCGGCCCGCTCACCGTCGGCCACGGGCGCAACGCGGTGATCGGCGACACGCTCGCGCGCCTGCTCGTGGCGACCGGCTGGCGGGTCGAGCGCGAGTACTACTTCAACAACGCCGGGCGGCAGATGAAGGTGCTGGCCGAGTCGGTGCGGGCCCGCTACCTGGAGCTCATCGGCGGGCCCGCCGGCTTCCCCGAGGACGGCTACCGGGGCGACTACGTCCGCGACATCGCGCGCGGCCTGGTCGAGCGCCACGGTGCGGCGCTCGCCCGAGACGACGGGGCCGCGTTCCGCGCCGCCGCCGAGCAATCGATCTTCGCCGCCATCCGCGCCACGCAGGAGCGCCTCGGGATCGCCTTCGATCACTACTTCAACGAAGACTCGCTCTACCGCTCGGGGGCGATCGAGCGCACCCTGGCGGCGCTCGAGGCGCGCGGCCTGGTCGAACGGCGCGAGGGGGCGGTGTGGCTCCGCGGCGCGGCGGTCGGCCTCGAGCAGGACCGCGTGCTGGTCAAGAGCTCGGGCGAGCCCGCCTACCGGCTGCCCGACATCGCGTATCATCTGGACAAGCTCGCGCGCGGCTTCGACGCCGTCATCGACGTGCTCGGCGCCGACCACATCGCCGAGCACCAGGAGGTGGCGGCGGCGCTGCGCGCGCTGGGGGCCGACGCGGCGCGCATCTGCCCGGTCATCTACCAGTTCGTGACCCTCACCCGGCACGGCGAGCAGGTGAAGATGTCCACGCGCCGGGCGGAGTACGTGACCCTCGACGAGCTGCTCGACGAGGTGGGGGTGGACGCGGCACGCTTCTTCTTCCTCATGCGCAAGTCCGACAGCCACCTCGAGTTCGACCTGGACCTCGCCAAGCAGCAGAGCACCGACAATCCCGTCTTCTACGTGCAGTACGCGTACGCCCGCATCGCGAGCGTGCTGCGCCAGGCGGCGGAGAGCGGCATCCCGCTCGCCGCCGAGCCGGACCTGTCGCCGCTCGGCGATCCCGAGGTGGAGGTGGTGCGCGCGGTCGCGAGCTACCCCGACGTGGTCGAGACGGCGGCGCGCGACCTGGAGCCCCACCGCGTCGTTTTCCACGCCCTCGACCTGGCCGGCGCCTTCCACCGCTACTATAATCGGCAGCGCATCCTGACCGAGGACCGCGCGCTGACGCAGGCTCGGCTCGCGCTGGTGTGCGCCGTCCAGCAGGTGCTGCGCGGCGCGCTCGGGCTGGCCGGCGTGACGGCGCCCGAGCGGATGTGAAGGAGGGGGGATGGCGAGAGAGGCGCGCGGCGG
Proteins encoded in this window:
- a CDS encoding arginine--tRNA ligase, which translates into the protein MKRHVEGLVRQALSAAIAAGELGAQEPPAFAVEVPGDPRFGDLSTNAALVLARAEGRPPQAIARLLAGHLEAAAPGGWLKGPPEVAGPGFINIRLAPAFWQRMLAEALAAGEAYGRSAAGAGRRAQVEFVSANPTGPLTVGHGRNAVIGDTLARLLVATGWRVEREYYFNNAGRQMKVLAESVRARYLELIGGPAGFPEDGYRGDYVRDIARGLVERHGAALARDDGAAFRAAAEQSIFAAIRATQERLGIAFDHYFNEDSLYRSGAIERTLAALEARGLVERREGAVWLRGAAVGLEQDRVLVKSSGEPAYRLPDIAYHLDKLARGFDAVIDVLGADHIAEHQEVAAALRALGADAARICPVIYQFVTLTRHGEQVKMSTRRAEYVTLDELLDEVGVDAARFFFLMRKSDSHLEFDLDLAKQQSTDNPVFYVQYAYARIASVLRQAAESGIPLAAEPDLSPLGDPEVEVVRAVASYPDVVETAARDLEPHRVVFHALDLAGAFHRYYNRQRILTEDRALTQARLALVCAVQQVLRGALGLAGVTAPERM
- a CDS encoding 50S ribosomal protein L17, whose protein sequence is MRHRVAGVKLGRTAAHRRALFRNLVTALLEHEVVRTTDAKAKELRRWGDRMVTLGKQGTLHARRRAAALIRRRSVVKKLFDEIAPRFASRAGGYTRVVKLGARHGDAAALSVVELVERAGAKAEKPPAKKPARRRAPAKGKEAAPARRRRAAAG
- a CDS encoding DNA-directed RNA polymerase subunit alpha — encoded protein: MEFEALETESADTLAQDWRELIKPKRLEVDEKSLTPTYGKFFGEPFERGYGTTIGNALRRVLLSSLQGASIVALRVKGVLHEFSTVPGVTEDVTDIVLNLKEVRVKLHDSAVEETARIQAKGPREVTAGDIQAGPRVEILNPHQHIATLAKDAELDAELVIRMGRGYVPAERNKREDDAVGTIPIDAIFSPITKVNFTVTNARVGQRTDYDRLVLEVHTDGSVRPEDAVAHAARIFQQQLGIFVNFEEEPSAATGEGGERGEAPQNEALYRPVDDLELSVRSANCLQNADIKYIGELVQKTEQEMLKTKNFGRKSLNEIKEFLHEMGLSLGMRVENFPSREELDRRRIQRERETS
- the rpsD gene encoding 30S ribosomal protein S4, giving the protein MARYTGAVCRHCRREGLKLFLKGERCYTDRCAIERRNYPPGEHGQARPKFSEYSIQLREKQKLRRIYGVLEAQFRRYFTLADRTRGVTGETLLQLLERRLDNIVYRLGFSTSRAEARQLVRHGHFRVNGKKVDVPSYLVKRGDIVSVRERSRKVARIQEALELAQRRGVPEWLEVEPQAFSGTVKAFPVRADLTMPINEKLVVELYSK